A genomic region of Irregularibacter muris contains the following coding sequences:
- the fabK gene encoding enoyl-[acyl-carrier-protein] reductase FabK → MLANKLCRMLNISYPIIQGGMAWVATAELAVAVSEAGGLGLIGAGNAPAEIVRNEIKKAKSLTNKPFGVNVMLMSPFADEVMEVIIEEKIAVVTTGAGNPGKFISQLHAQGIKVIPVVASVALAKRMEKNNADAVIVEGTEAGGHIGELTTMTLVPQIVDSINIPVIAAGGIGDGRGVVAAMALGASGVQIGTRFICATECIAHTKYKQYVIDAKDRDAVVSGRSTGHPVRVLKNKLSKEFDKLEKQGATIEEIQALGSGKLRDAVIDGDIQNGSVMAGQISGLVTKVQPAKEIIDEIIKQSQEITQRLKIMNKSE, encoded by the coding sequence ATGCTAGCAAATAAACTGTGTAGAATGTTGAATATAAGCTATCCAATTATACAAGGGGGCATGGCCTGGGTGGCCACAGCTGAATTAGCAGTAGCCGTTTCTGAGGCAGGAGGTCTAGGTTTAATAGGCGCTGGCAATGCTCCAGCAGAGATTGTAAGAAATGAAATAAAAAAGGCAAAGTCTCTTACCAATAAACCCTTTGGAGTAAATGTTATGTTAATGTCGCCCTTTGCTGATGAAGTGATGGAGGTAATTATAGAGGAGAAGATTGCTGTTGTAACCACTGGTGCAGGAAATCCTGGAAAATTCATTTCGCAATTACATGCCCAAGGGATTAAAGTAATTCCTGTAGTAGCATCAGTGGCCCTTGCAAAAAGAATGGAGAAAAATAATGCCGATGCAGTTATCGTTGAAGGCACTGAAGCTGGTGGTCATATTGGAGAATTAACAACCATGACATTGGTGCCACAGATTGTAGATTCTATAAACATACCTGTAATTGCCGCTGGAGGTATAGGAGACGGTAGAGGTGTAGTAGCGGCTATGGCACTAGGAGCATCAGGAGTGCAAATAGGTACAAGATTTATTTGTGCTACAGAATGTATAGCTCATACCAAATACAAACAGTATGTCATAGATGCAAAGGATAGAGATGCAGTTGTTTCAGGTAGGAGTACTGGGCATCCTGTGAGGGTCCTTAAAAACAAGCTAAGTAAAGAGTTTGATAAATTAGAGAAGCAGGGAGCTACCATTGAAGAAATTCAGGCATTAGGCAGTGGAAAATTAAGAGATGCAGTCATAGATGGAGATATCCAAAATGGTTCAGTAATGGCGGGGCAAATTTCAGGATTGGTTACGAAAGTACAACCGGCCAAGGAAATCATTGATGAAATAATAAAACAATCCCAGGAAATAACTCAAAGATTAAAAATAATGAATAAATCAGAATAA
- a CDS encoding beta-ketoacyl-ACP synthase III, protein MGAIISGTGHYVPEKILTNKELEQLVDTSDEWITTRTGIRERRIAGKGEATSHLAIQAANRALESAGVSPEELDCIIVATVTPDMAFPSVACIVQEQIGARNAAAFDIEAACTGFIYGITIANQFIQNDFYSKVLVIGADTLSKITDYSDRNTCILFGDGAGAVIVEKSEENRGILSAKLGADGSGGKLLHQPGGGSLNPASVFTIENSMHYIKMEGNEVFKFATRKMSSSALEVIEKANLTVEDIDFIIPHQANIRIIEAASKRLNISKDKIFTNLDKYGNMSAASIPVALDEAVRNSHIKKGDNIIIVGFGGGLTWGAAAIRW, encoded by the coding sequence ATGGGTGCAATCATATCCGGAACAGGTCATTATGTACCAGAAAAAATTCTAACCAATAAAGAATTAGAACAATTAGTGGATACATCAGATGAATGGATAACGACAAGAACTGGTATCAGGGAAAGAAGAATAGCCGGAAAAGGAGAAGCTACATCCCATTTAGCTATACAGGCCGCTAATAGAGCTCTTGAGTCAGCTGGAGTTTCTCCAGAAGAGCTGGATTGTATTATTGTAGCAACGGTTACCCCTGATATGGCCTTCCCCTCTGTAGCTTGTATCGTTCAAGAGCAAATTGGTGCTAGAAATGCGGCAGCCTTTGATATTGAAGCGGCTTGTACGGGATTTATATATGGAATAACCATTGCCAATCAATTTATACAAAATGATTTTTATTCTAAAGTATTAGTTATAGGTGCAGATACTTTATCTAAAATAACCGATTATAGCGATAGAAACACTTGCATATTATTTGGAGATGGTGCAGGGGCAGTGATTGTTGAAAAAAGTGAAGAAAACAGGGGTATCCTATCCGCTAAATTAGGAGCAGATGGCTCAGGAGGAAAATTGCTTCATCAACCTGGTGGTGGATCATTAAATCCTGCAAGTGTTTTTACTATTGAAAATAGTATGCACTATATAAAAATGGAAGGTAACGAGGTTTTTAAATTTGCCACAAGAAAAATGTCATCTAGTGCATTAGAAGTAATAGAAAAGGCTAATTTAACCGTAGAGGATATTGATTTTATTATTCCACACCAGGCCAATATACGAATCATAGAAGCAGCATCTAAACGCTTAAATATTTCTAAGGATAAGATATTTACTAATCTTGATAAATATGGCAATATGTCTGCTGCTTCTATACCTGTAGCTTTGGACGAAGCCGTAAGAAATTCTCATATAAAAAAAGGAGATAATATAATTATTGTTGGTTTTGGTGGTGGACTTACTTGGGGTGCGGCGGCAATACGATGGTAA
- the plsX gene encoding phosphate acyltransferase PlsX, translating to MKIYVDGMGGDHAPFEIVKGCVLAAEEYDVSITLIGKQEELQKELWKYQYDKNKINIVNASEIITNDDEPALAIRRKKDSSMVKGMALVKENNQSVLISAGNTGALLAGGLLRIGRIKGILRPALAPVIPTKMGVSLLIDAGANADCKPQNLQQFALMGSIYMNKVIGIELPRVGLVNIGAEAQKGNELTKNTYELLQNTNINFIGNVEARDIPYGVADVLVCDGFTGNVILKLTEGLATFILHSLKEEIFKSARGKIGGYFLKPSLQSFKDQFDYSEHGGAPFLGVKGGLIKAHGSSDANAIKNAIRQGIVYLQQDVATHIEEEIKNLYANREED from the coding sequence TTGAAAATATATGTTGATGGTATGGGTGGAGATCATGCTCCTTTTGAAATTGTTAAGGGTTGTGTATTAGCTGCTGAAGAATATGATGTTTCTATCACCTTAATCGGGAAACAGGAAGAACTACAAAAAGAATTATGGAAATATCAATATGATAAAAATAAAATTAATATTGTTAATGCCTCAGAAATTATTACCAATGATGATGAGCCTGCTTTGGCCATTAGAAGGAAGAAGGATTCTTCTATGGTAAAAGGCATGGCCTTGGTGAAGGAAAATAATCAATCCGTTTTAATTTCTGCAGGAAATACTGGAGCCTTACTGGCGGGGGGATTGTTGAGAATTGGAAGGATTAAGGGCATATTAAGACCCGCCTTAGCGCCAGTCATTCCCACAAAAATGGGAGTATCCTTATTGATCGATGCGGGAGCAAATGCAGACTGTAAGCCCCAAAATCTACAACAATTTGCTTTAATGGGTTCTATCTATATGAATAAGGTAATAGGGATTGAATTACCCCGGGTAGGTCTTGTAAACATTGGTGCTGAAGCTCAAAAAGGAAATGAACTTACCAAAAACACCTATGAATTATTACAAAATACAAATATAAATTTTATAGGAAATGTAGAAGCTCGGGATATTCCCTATGGAGTAGCCGATGTTCTTGTATGTGATGGCTTTACGGGAAATGTAATTTTAAAGTTGACAGAAGGTTTAGCTACATTTATTTTACATTCTTTGAAAGAAGAGATTTTCAAAAGTGCTCGGGGAAAAATAGGGGGCTATTTTTTAAAACCATCTCTCCAAAGTTTTAAGGATCAATTTGATTATAGTGAACATGGGGGGGCACCATTTTTAGGGGTTAAGGGAGGACTAATAAAAGCCCATGGAAGTTCAGATGCCAATGCAATAAAAAATGCAATTAGACAAGGAATTGTATATTTACAACAGGATGTTGCTACACATATTGAAGAGGAGATAAAAAATTTATACGCAAATAGGGAGGAAGACTAA
- the fapR gene encoding transcription factor FapR yields MNKAERQKQLVARLQEDPFLTDEELSEIFAISIQTIRLDRLELGIPELRERVKSMAENSIDKVKSLKKSEIIGELVEMNLGKSAISIFETLNQHAFEKTRIVKGHHIYSLAESLAIAVIDAQVALIGVANIKYKKPVYSGQKLVARAEVIRQRGEDKYFVWVKIRVKSEEVFRGKFILVSFSDQESEGEIH; encoded by the coding sequence ATGAATAAAGCTGAAAGGCAAAAGCAATTGGTGGCTAGGCTGCAGGAAGATCCTTTTCTAACTGACGAAGAACTCAGTGAAATCTTTGCCATAAGTATTCAAACCATAAGATTGGATAGGCTGGAGTTGGGAATTCCCGAACTGAGAGAGAGAGTCAAAAGTATGGCCGAGAACAGTATAGATAAGGTGAAATCCTTAAAGAAAAGTGAAATTATTGGTGAACTAGTTGAAATGAATTTAGGGAAAAGTGCCATTTCTATTTTTGAAACATTAAATCAACATGCTTTTGAAAAAACTAGGATTGTCAAAGGACATCATATTTATTCCTTAGCTGAATCTTTAGCTATTGCGGTTATTGATGCCCAGGTTGCATTAATAGGTGTAGCTAATATTAAATATAAAAAACCAGTTTATTCTGGACAAAAGTTAGTTGCTCGGGCGGAGGTTATTCGACAAAGAGGAGAAGATAAATATTTTGTATGGGTTAAAATCAGAGTAAAATCAGAAGAAGTTTTTCGCGGGAAATTTATATTAGTATCTTTTTCTGACCAAGAAAGTGAAGGTGAAATACATTGA
- the rpmF gene encoding 50S ribosomal protein L32 — MAVPKRKVSKARRDKRRANWKLSLPGLSTCPKCGEAKLPHRVCKSCGTYKKMEVIDVE, encoded by the coding sequence ATGGCAGTGCCAAAAAGAAAAGTATCCAAAGCAAGAAGAGATAAAAGAAGAGCAAATTGGAAATTATCATTACCTGGCTTAAGCACATGTCCAAAATGTGGGGAAGCTAAATTACCCCATAGAGTTTGTAAATCCTGTGGAACATATAAAAAAATGGAAGTTATTGATGTAGAATAA
- a CDS encoding YceD family protein, protein MIIDFSKLIKEEERHINFKDQVEVKEISDKNENIIFVSPLEVVGEGYLEEDTLVLQGNAESKVELSCGRCLEKFIYPLEFSFEEKISVSDKSFFITSGKIDFSSILWENIILNLPLQAICSEECKGICPKCGKNLNIEKCYCEDEDIDPRLVLLKDLFDEE, encoded by the coding sequence TTGATCATCGATTTTTCCAAACTAATTAAGGAAGAAGAAAGACACATTAACTTTAAAGATCAAGTTGAAGTGAAAGAAATTTCCGATAAAAATGAAAACATAATCTTTGTGTCACCGCTAGAAGTTGTTGGTGAGGGTTATTTGGAGGAAGATACCTTAGTTTTGCAAGGAAATGCAGAGAGTAAAGTTGAATTATCCTGTGGAAGATGTTTAGAGAAATTTATATATCCATTGGAATTTTCCTTTGAAGAAAAAATTTCAGTCAGTGATAAATCTTTCTTCATAACAAGTGGTAAGATTGACTTTTCTAGTATATTATGGGAAAATATTATTTTAAATCTTCCTTTACAAGCAATATGTAGTGAAGAATGCAAGGGTATATGTCCTAAATGCGGGAAGAATTTGAATATTGAAAAATGTTATTGTGAAGATGAAGATATTGACCCCCGCCTGGTTTTATTAAAGGACTTATTTGATGAGGAATAA
- a CDS encoding acetate kinase produces the protein MNVLIINCGSSSLKYQLINMTNEQVLAKGLGERIGIEGSVLTHQPEGKDKVVIQKPMKDHKVALEILLGMLVDEEHGVIDSMDEISAVGHRVVHAGEKFASSVLITDEVMNALKECIDLAPLHNPPNIMGVEACQEILPNVPMVGVFDTAFHQSMPEEAYIYPIPYEYYDKYKVRKYGFHGTSHKFVSQRAAEILDKPIETLKIITCHLGNGASIAAIKDGKSIETSMGFTPLEGLAMGTRSGDIDPAIVTFLMEKEGMTSQEVNDILNKKSGVLGISGVSSDFRDIEGAAEEGNKRAQLALDVFNYRVRTTIGAYAAAMGGVDVIVFTAGLGENSASNRQEICKGLEFFGAEIDEEKNNIRGKEAIVSQENSKVKIMVIPTNEELMIARDTKRIVGLE, from the coding sequence ATGAATGTATTAATTATTAATTGTGGCAGCTCATCATTAAAATATCAATTAATTAATATGACAAATGAGCAAGTACTAGCCAAAGGATTAGGAGAAAGAATAGGAATAGAGGGTTCAGTGTTAACCCATCAACCTGAGGGAAAAGATAAAGTAGTCATACAAAAGCCTATGAAAGATCATAAGGTAGCCTTAGAAATCCTATTGGGAATGTTAGTAGATGAGGAACATGGAGTAATAGACTCAATGGATGAAATTTCTGCAGTAGGGCATAGAGTGGTTCATGCAGGTGAAAAATTTGCCTCATCTGTTCTTATTACAGATGAAGTAATGAATGCGTTAAAAGAGTGTATTGATTTAGCACCTTTACATAATCCACCAAATATTATGGGTGTAGAAGCCTGTCAAGAAATACTACCGAATGTTCCTATGGTAGGGGTATTTGATACAGCCTTTCATCAAAGCATGCCAGAAGAGGCCTATATCTATCCAATACCTTACGAATATTATGATAAATATAAAGTTAGAAAATATGGTTTTCATGGTACCTCTCATAAATTTGTTTCTCAAAGAGCTGCAGAAATATTAGACAAGCCTATTGAAACCCTAAAAATAATTACCTGTCATTTAGGCAATGGTGCCAGTATTGCAGCAATTAAAGATGGAAAATCAATAGAGACTAGTATGGGCTTCACGCCTCTAGAAGGTTTGGCTATGGGGACAAGATCCGGTGATATAGACCCAGCAATAGTAACCTTTTTGATGGAAAAAGAGGGAATGACCAGCCAAGAGGTCAATGATATTTTAAATAAGAAATCTGGTGTTTTGGGTATTTCTGGAGTGAGCAGTGATTTTAGAGATATAGAAGGAGCTGCCGAGGAAGGAAATAAAAGAGCACAATTAGCCTTGGATGTTTTTAATTATAGAGTGAGAACAACTATAGGAGCTTATGCTGCAGCAATGGGTGGTGTAGATGTTATTGTATTCACAGCAGGCCTAGGTGAAAATTCTGCATCAAATAGACAAGAGATTTGTAAAGGCTTAGAATTTTTTGGTGCTGAAATAGATGAAGAAAAAAATAATATTAGAGGAAAAGAAGCTATTGTTTCACAGGAAAATTCTAAAGTGAAAATAATGGTCATCCCCACTAATGAAGAACTTATGATCGCAAGAGATACAAAGAGAATTGTAGGATTAGAATAA
- a CDS encoding nucleotidyltransferase, protein MGITGLIVEYNPFHNGHQYHLSHSREVTKNEYTIAIMSGHFLQRGEPALFNKWIRTKMALYAGVDIVIELPVVFSCQSAELFAFGSVQCLEKLNVVTHLVFGSEYENFHSIESIAKILAHEPELFKTLLKNQLKTGVSFPQARMTALEKYISHSGHQDKNISSILSQPNNILAVEYTKWLHRFKSSIQPRSIKRIGSGYHDSNINTDISSATAIRNLLITKEYPFEILENLVPPCTFSLIQEALNTHFLGQLNTLSPSILSLITKSNALDLKNFMDVTEGLNNRFKKLLKTNSIDQYIDLIKTKRYTQTRIQRILCQMLLGITDEDFKLFMKNDGVQYIRVLGFNKKGMEVLPQIKRNCSLPIITNLAKSYRSLNPIQKKMMDYDILATNLYNLHFTKDQYFQQNMDFYCSPIIV, encoded by the coding sequence ATGGGTATAACCGGATTAATTGTTGAATATAATCCCTTTCACAATGGGCATCAATACCATTTGTCCCATTCTAGGGAAGTCACTAAAAATGAATATACTATTGCTATAATGAGTGGTCATTTTTTACAAAGAGGCGAACCTGCACTATTTAATAAGTGGATTAGAACAAAAATGGCTCTTTATGCCGGGGTTGATATTGTCATTGAATTACCCGTTGTTTTTAGTTGTCAGAGTGCAGAGCTTTTTGCCTTTGGATCTGTACAGTGTTTAGAAAAATTAAATGTTGTTACTCATCTAGTATTTGGAAGTGAATATGAGAATTTTCATTCCATAGAGAGTATAGCTAAGATTTTAGCCCACGAACCAGAATTATTTAAAACTCTACTGAAAAATCAATTAAAAACCGGTGTATCCTTTCCTCAAGCGAGAATGACAGCTCTAGAAAAGTATATCTCCCATAGTGGACATCAAGATAAGAATATATCTTCTATTTTGAGCCAGCCCAATAATATATTAGCAGTGGAATATACTAAGTGGTTACACCGTTTTAAAAGTTCCATTCAACCTAGAAGCATTAAAAGAATTGGCTCAGGTTATCATGATTCTAATATTAACACAGATATTTCTAGTGCAACGGCCATTAGAAATCTTTTAATAACCAAAGAATATCCTTTTGAAATATTGGAAAACCTAGTGCCTCCCTGTACCTTTTCTCTTATCCAAGAAGCCTTAAACACTCATTTTCTTGGACAATTAAATACGTTATCTCCTAGTATTTTATCCCTGATCACAAAAAGTAATGCCCTGGATCTTAAAAATTTTATGGATGTCACTGAAGGACTAAATAATCGATTTAAAAAGCTTTTAAAGACTAATTCTATTGATCAATATATTGATTTAATTAAGACAAAAAGATATACCCAAACGAGGATCCAAAGAATTTTATGTCAAATGCTTTTAGGGATTACTGATGAGGACTTTAAACTATTTATGAAAAATGATGGAGTACAATATATTCGAGTTTTAGGTTTTAATAAGAAAGGGATGGAAGTTTTACCCCAAATCAAAAGGAATTGTTCCCTACCTATTATTACTAATCTTGCAAAATCCTATAGATCTTTAAACCCTATTCAAAAGAAAATGATGGATTATGATATTCTTGCAACCAACTTATATAATCTACATTTTACAAAAGATCAGTACTTTCAACAAAATATGGACTTTTATTGTTCTCCTATTATAGTCTAA
- a CDS encoding undecaprenyldiphospho-muramoylpentapeptide beta-N-acetylglucosaminyltransferase gives MKKIIMTGGGTAGHVTPNIALLSSLRKEGFSVYYVGTKDGIERQLIEKENIPYYTIKAGKLRRYLDVKNITDIAKISQGFMQSLAILNKLKPDILFSKGGFVSSPLVWAAWSKRIPVVLHESDITPGLANKIALPFAKNICYSFPETIKFLPKDKSKLTGIPVRETLFTGNEVFGRKLCSFHDKKPIIVIIGGSLGSQILNKTIRQSLDTLLENHHICHICGQGNIEKNLNNIPGYKQFEYISDELPHIFAMANIVVSRAGATTLNEILALKKPNILIPLSRQASRGDQILNAESYKKQGFSYVVEEETLNEETLINAINHVSSKEKEYIAKMEASAMTNAIEKVMEVICHNVKDTAK, from the coding sequence ATGAAAAAGATTATAATGACCGGAGGGGGTACTGCAGGGCATGTAACTCCTAACATTGCTTTACTATCTTCATTGAGAAAAGAAGGTTTTAGTGTTTATTATGTAGGCACGAAAGATGGGATAGAAAGGCAGTTGATTGAAAAGGAAAATATTCCTTATTATACTATTAAAGCTGGTAAACTTAGAAGATATCTGGATGTGAAAAATATTACAGATATAGCAAAAATATCTCAAGGGTTTATGCAATCATTGGCTATATTGAACAAATTAAAACCAGATATACTTTTTAGTAAGGGAGGTTTTGTTTCCTCTCCTTTGGTTTGGGCCGCATGGAGTAAAAGAATTCCAGTGGTTCTTCATGAGTCCGATATTACCCCAGGATTAGCCAATAAAATTGCTTTACCTTTTGCAAAAAATATATGCTATTCCTTTCCTGAGACAATAAAATTCCTACCAAAGGATAAAAGTAAACTTACAGGTATTCCTGTTAGAGAAACACTTTTTACAGGGAATGAAGTTTTTGGAAGGAAGCTTTGTTCTTTTCATGATAAAAAACCCATTATTGTTATCATTGGAGGAAGTTTGGGTTCACAAATATTAAACAAAACCATAAGACAATCTCTAGATACTTTATTAGAAAATCATCACATATGTCATATATGTGGGCAAGGAAATATAGAAAAAAATTTAAACAATATTCCAGGCTATAAGCAATTTGAATATATTTCAGATGAACTTCCCCATATATTTGCCATGGCAAATATCGTTGTCTCCCGGGCAGGTGCCACAACATTAAATGAGATATTAGCCTTAAAAAAACCCAATATCCTCATTCCACTATCTAGGCAGGCCAGTAGAGGAGATCAGATACTTAATGCAGAGTCCTATAAAAAACAAGGTTTTAGCTATGTTGTGGAGGAAGAAACCCTAAATGAGGAAACCTTGATTAATGCAATAAATCATGTGAGTAGTAAAGAAAAAGAATATATAGCAAAAATGGAAGCTAGTGCAATGACTAATGCCATAGAAAAGGTGATGGAAGTTATATGCCATAATGTAAAAGATACAGCTAAGTAG
- a CDS encoding prenyltransferase, with translation MSIASFFKLVEIQTKVASVIPLSLGTIYAVYHFHHFNLKNFIFMLVSLLTFDMATTAINNYIDYKKAIKKEGYGYELHNAIVRDNLSEFSVLLAIFILVGIALISGIFLFLNTNVVILLLGAISFFVGICYSFGPIPISRMPLGEIFSGLFMGFVIPFISIYIHVFNQEILTLILRGHVLTFHIDIVEVFYIFLVSLPAVIGIANIMFANNICDMEEDIQNARYTLPIYIGKDLSLKLFAFSYAFLYLDIILLVVLKVESILSLIVLITALPVRKNIQTFLKRQDKKDTFILAVKNFILINFIRVITLIVASIINL, from the coding sequence GTGTCGATTGCTAGTTTTTTCAAGCTGGTAGAAATTCAAACTAAGGTTGCAAGTGTAATTCCTTTATCTTTAGGGACAATCTATGCGGTATATCATTTCCATCATTTTAATTTAAAAAACTTTATTTTCATGCTTGTTTCTTTACTTACTTTTGATATGGCCACTACGGCGATAAATAATTATATAGACTATAAAAAAGCTATTAAAAAAGAAGGGTATGGCTATGAACTACATAATGCCATTGTACGAGATAATTTAAGTGAGTTTTCAGTTTTATTGGCTATATTTATTTTAGTAGGCATTGCTTTAATTTCTGGAATATTTTTATTTTTAAATACCAATGTGGTTATTTTATTATTAGGAGCGATATCTTTTTTCGTGGGGATTTGTTATTCCTTTGGTCCTATACCCATATCCAGAATGCCCTTAGGGGAAATTTTTTCAGGGCTTTTTATGGGCTTTGTCATTCCCTTTATATCTATCTATATACATGTTTTTAATCAAGAGATATTAACGCTCATTTTAAGAGGTCATGTACTCACATTTCATATAGATATAGTAGAAGTATTCTATATATTTCTTGTATCTTTGCCAGCTGTAATAGGTATCGCAAATATAATGTTTGCAAATAATATATGTGATATGGAGGAAGATATACAAAATGCGCGATATACTTTACCTATATACATAGGCAAAGATTTATCCTTAAAACTTTTTGCATTTTCATATGCATTTCTTTATCTTGATATAATATTGTTAGTTGTTCTAAAAGTTGAGTCGATTCTTTCGTTAATCGTCTTGATTACAGCTTTGCCCGTTAGAAAAAATATTCAAACATTTTTGAAAAGACAAGATAAAAAGGATACTTTTATTCTAGCAGTTAAAAATTTTATTTTGATAAATTTCATCAGAGTTATAACCTTGATTGTAGCGAGTATTATAAATCTATAG
- the ylbJ gene encoding sporulation integral membrane protein YlbJ translates to MRKKNSGLFAPFIFLIILILMVCFPNTSYNAAKRGVDIWFNNVFPALLPFFIGTEILTGLGIVHFLGALLEPIMYPIFNIPGVGSFAYAMSITSGYPMGAKITAELRDKGLCSREEGQRLLALCSTSGPLFMIGAVAIGMFNDATLGIMIMLSHYIGSIFTGIIFRNYGSKKNLSSYNKKTSNLFDSIRVARKEDGRKLGELLGDAVKNSINTLLIIGGFIILFSVIIELSLTIKLLDFLALAISPLFHFANASSLIIKGLLSGLVEITNGVNIISQTTDSIMLQGVLTSFIIAWGGLSIHAQAISLISKTDLKVLPYLVSKILHGLFSGISCYYLMRSLFPYFQKRTVPTFLGNNAHYFPQLTWYNKLLLSLNFCISILSILILVGFSIYVYLKFKYKIKKIKKS, encoded by the coding sequence ATGAGAAAAAAAAATTCGGGACTTTTCGCTCCTTTTATTTTTTTGATCATCTTAATATTAATGGTGTGCTTCCCTAATACCTCTTACAACGCAGCCAAGAGAGGGGTAGATATTTGGTTTAACAATGTATTTCCTGCTCTCCTTCCATTTTTTATTGGTACTGAAATATTAACTGGTTTAGGTATAGTGCACTTTTTAGGGGCACTTTTGGAACCTATAATGTATCCTATTTTTAACATACCAGGAGTCGGCTCTTTTGCATACGCTATGAGCATTACTTCTGGATATCCTATGGGGGCTAAGATTACCGCTGAGTTAAGAGATAAAGGATTGTGCTCTAGAGAAGAAGGTCAACGTCTTCTTGCCCTATGTAGCACCTCTGGCCCTTTATTTATGATTGGAGCTGTGGCTATAGGAATGTTTAATGATGCCACATTAGGTATAATGATTATGCTTTCTCACTATATAGGCTCTATATTTACAGGCATTATTTTTAGAAACTATGGAAGTAAAAAAAATCTTTCTTCATACAATAAAAAAACTTCTAACCTCTTTGATTCTATTCGCGTGGCTAGAAAGGAGGATGGAAGAAAACTTGGTGAGTTACTAGGAGATGCGGTAAAAAATTCTATTAACACTTTATTAATTATCGGGGGCTTTATTATCCTCTTTTCTGTTATTATTGAATTATCCTTAACCATTAAACTACTTGATTTTTTGGCTCTAGCCATATCTCCATTGTTTCATTTTGCAAATGCCTCCAGTTTGATTATAAAGGGTTTGTTAAGTGGCCTTGTAGAAATTACAAACGGTGTCAATATTATTAGTCAGACTACTGATTCCATCATGTTACAAGGGGTATTAACATCTTTTATTATTGCATGGGGTGGTCTTTCTATCCATGCCCAAGCCATTAGCTTAATTAGTAAAACAGATTTAAAGGTTCTTCCCTATTTGGTATCTAAAATACTTCATGGCCTTTTTTCCGGTATTTCTTGTTATTATTTAATGCGTAGTCTCTTCCCTTACTTTCAGAAAAGAACTGTGCCTACATTCTTAGGGAATAATGCCCATTACTTTCCACAATTGACTTGGTATAACAAGCTTTTACTTAGCTTGAATTTCTGCATATCTATACTTTCAATCTTAATACTTGTGGGATTTTCAATATATGTATATCTAAAATTTAAATACAAAATTAAGAAGATTAAAAAAAGCTAA
- a CDS encoding ATPase — MQIMYLLDQLEDIIENGATLPFSNKTLVNVEEVIAIIQDIRINLPDEIKQSQWIKEERKKILVEAQKEAETIVEETENYIKKMVDENEITKNAYELAEEIIQKAQDNAKEIRLGTKEYADSILLKVQSQLQDILSTIDENRKELRR; from the coding sequence ATGCAGATTATGTATTTATTAGATCAATTGGAAGACATCATTGAAAATGGAGCAACTCTTCCATTTTCAAATAAAACATTAGTCAATGTAGAAGAAGTCATTGCCATTATACAGGATATTCGTATTAATTTACCTGATGAGATAAAGCAGTCTCAGTGGATTAAAGAGGAGCGAAAAAAAATATTAGTGGAGGCTCAAAAAGAAGCAGAAACGATTGTAGAGGAAACAGAAAACTATATAAAGAAAATGGTAGATGAAAATGAAATAACAAAAAATGCCTATGAGCTCGCAGAAGAAATTATCCAGAAAGCCCAAGATAATGCAAAGGAAATAAGATTGGGGACTAAGGAATATGCCGACAGCATCCTGCTAAAGGTTCAAAGTCAGCTTCAAGATATTCTTTCAACTATTGATGAAAATAGAAAAGAATTACGAAGATAA